From the genome of Prevotella herbatica, one region includes:
- the cls gene encoding cardiolipin synthase, producing MSLRKLVFPFLLLCCSFCSAQTSDSLIVRDLRNCGIKFSHNNSITLLKTGQEKFDDLFKAIRQAHKSVHLEYFNFRNDSIAGLLFKILEEKAHQGVEVRALFDAFGNSSNNRPLKNKYLDKLRAKGIEIYKFDPITFPWINHVFSRDHRKIVVIDGKIAYTGGMNVADYYINGTKEVGEWHDMHCRIEGDEVNTLQKIFLKMWNKVTGQNIHGPQYYRGATNADYIKGLKPDLCESAGNKMIGIVNREPHTSNKIIRQFYLAAINDAQDSIKIINPYFTLNHDIKKALKNAVKRGVKVDIMLSIRNDIPLTPDCGFYNAHKLMKAGCNIWMYKPGFHHTKIIMVDGRVCTVGSANLNARSLSWDYEDNAVIIDKCTTQELDNMFDTEKANCFRLTQERWDKWRDPWQKFRGWFGHLLAPFL from the coding sequence ATGTCATTAAGAAAGTTAGTATTTCCATTTCTATTATTGTGCTGCTCTTTCTGTAGTGCGCAGACTTCCGATTCTCTTATCGTAAGAGATTTGCGCAACTGTGGAATAAAGTTTTCACACAATAACTCTATTACCCTCTTAAAAACGGGACAGGAAAAATTCGATGACTTATTCAAAGCTATACGACAGGCGCATAAAAGCGTTCATCTTGAATATTTCAATTTCCGTAACGACTCAATAGCAGGACTTCTATTCAAAATTCTAGAAGAGAAAGCACATCAGGGTGTTGAGGTAAGAGCTTTGTTTGACGCATTTGGAAACTCATCCAACAACCGTCCATTAAAGAATAAATATCTTGATAAGCTACGCGCTAAAGGGATTGAAATCTATAAATTTGACCCGATTACATTTCCGTGGATAAACCATGTGTTTTCTCGTGACCACAGAAAGATTGTTGTCATTGACGGAAAGATTGCCTATACAGGAGGCATGAACGTTGCCGACTATTACATAAACGGAACAAAAGAAGTGGGCGAATGGCACGACATGCACTGCCGCATAGAAGGTGACGAGGTTAATACACTTCAGAAAATATTCCTAAAGATGTGGAACAAAGTGACTGGTCAGAACATCCATGGACCACAATATTATCGAGGCGCAACCAATGCTGATTACATAAAAGGATTGAAGCCTGATTTATGCGAGTCGGCAGGCAACAAAATGATTGGTATTGTGAACAGAGAGCCACACACTTCAAACAAGATTATCAGACAGTTTTATCTCGCTGCAATAAACGATGCCCAAGACAGCATAAAGATTATAAATCCATATTTCACACTAAACCACGATATAAAGAAGGCTCTCAAAAATGCTGTAAAGCGCGGCGTGAAAGTGGATATAATGCTAAGCATAAGAAACGATATTCCACTAACTCCCGACTGCGGATTCTATAATGCACACAAGCTAATGAAAGCAGGCTGCAATATATGGATGTATAAACCAGGATTTCACCATACAAAAATAATTATGGTTGACGGAAGAGTATGCACTGTAGGAAGTGCTAACCTGAATGCCCGAAGCCTTAGCTGGGACTATGAGGACAATGCTGTGATAATTGATAAATGCACAACACAAGAACTTGACAATATGTTTGACACAGAGAAAGCAAACTGTTTCAGACTTACTCAAGAGAGATGGGATAAATGGAGAGATCCATGGCAAAAATTCAGAGGCTGGTTCGGACATTTGCTTGCGCCATTCCTATAA
- a CDS encoding ATPase — protein sequence MLIIADSGSTKTDWFVVKNNEITRTFRSQGINPFHQKVNEIKYTLKEEVLCMMSEEFLSSDLNIAFYGSGCTVEKIPVMQTILGEVFSLPLQNVEVAGDLLGAARAVCGHESGIACILGTGANSCLYDGKEITANTPPLGYILGDEGSGAVLGKRFMNGIFKGWIPERIKDMYLKETNQTYSSIISKVYTEPLANRYLATVSKFVGEHIDEEPLRKLVKDNFSDFMKYNILPYGEVSKIGFIGSVADVFSDILKEVCKEYGFVVSRINQSPVAGLLDYYRK from the coding sequence ATGTTGATAATAGCTGATAGCGGTAGTACCAAAACCGATTGGTTTGTTGTGAAAAACAACGAGATAACAAGAACATTCAGGTCGCAAGGCATAAATCCATTTCATCAGAAAGTTAATGAGATTAAATATACACTCAAAGAAGAAGTGCTGTGCATGATGAGTGAAGAATTCTTGTCGTCTGACTTGAATATCGCTTTTTATGGCAGTGGTTGTACCGTTGAGAAGATTCCTGTAATGCAAACTATTCTTGGAGAAGTATTCTCTTTGCCATTACAAAACGTTGAGGTTGCTGGTGATTTACTTGGTGCTGCACGTGCCGTCTGTGGGCATGAAAGTGGTATTGCATGCATATTGGGCACTGGTGCAAACAGTTGTCTGTATGACGGAAAAGAAATAACAGCCAACACACCACCGTTGGGTTACATACTTGGTGACGAAGGCAGCGGGGCAGTGCTTGGCAAAAGATTCATGAACGGAATATTCAAGGGATGGATTCCTGAACGTATAAAGGACATGTATCTTAAAGAGACAAATCAAACATATAGCAGCATCATCAGCAAAGTGTATACTGAACCATTGGCAAATCGCTATCTGGCAACAGTGTCTAAATTTGTTGGCGAGCATATTGATGAGGAACCTTTACGAAAACTTGTGAAGGATAATTTTTCTGATTTTATGAAATACAATATATTGCCTTACGGCGAGGTGAGCAAGATTGGTTTTATTGGCAGTGTTGCAGATGTATTTTCAGATATTCTCAAAGAAGTGTGTAAAGAATATGGATTTGTTGTGAGCAGAATTAATCAAAGCCCTGTTGCTGGTTTGCTGGATTATTATAGAAAATAA
- the gyrA gene encoding DNA gyrase subunit A: MDENLTIDNDRILKINIEEEMKSSYIDYSMSVIVARALPDVRDGFKPVHRRILYGMQGLGNTSDKPFKKCARVVGEVLGKYHPHGDGSVYGALVRMGQDWNMRYKLVDGQGNFGSVDGDSPAAMRYTECRLSKMGERVMDDLEKETVDMTNNFDDTLLEPSVMPTKIPNLLVNGGNGIAVGMATNMPTHNLCEVIDGCCAYIDNPDIDLDGLMQYIKAPDFPTGAYIYGIQGVRQAYETGRGRIIMRSKAEIESGESHDKIVVTEIPYGVNKQMLIEYIADLVKEGKIDGISNANDESGRQGMRIVIDVKKDANANVILNKLFKMTALQSSFSVNCIALVKGRPRLLSLRECVKYFVEHRHDVTIRRTKYDLRKAQERAHILEGLIIACDNIDEVVHLIRASKTPAEAQKNLEQRFNLDELQSKAIVDMRLSQLTGLRMDQLHAEYEELERQIAYYQQILDDPELCKKVMKDELNEVKDKYGDERRTEIKYSSEEFNPEDFYPNDPVVITVSHMGYIKRTPLSEFREQARGGVGSKGARHRDQDFTEFIYPATMHQTMLFFTKKGRCYWLKCYEIPEGDRNSKGRAIQNMLNIESDDALNAILRLSGLNDEEFNNSHYVIFATKNGTVKKTSLEAYSRPRANGVIAINIAEGDEVVDVRLTNGNNELIIANRNGRAVRFNENAIRTMGRTATGVRGMRLDAENDDVIGMITVNDAENETVMVVSEQGYGKRSFVEDYRITNRGGKGVKTMSITDKTGRLVSIKNVTDDNDLMIINKSGIVIRLAVADVRIMGRATQGVRLINLAKKNDVIASVCKVMSSELEVTIEEESRAQWANKTEEIKKDTQSESSDEDEVEEQAPLVDFDDEETQE; encoded by the coding sequence ATGGACGAAAATCTGACAATTGATAATGACAGAATATTGAAAATCAATATCGAGGAAGAAATGAAATCCTCGTATATTGACTATTCTATGTCTGTTATTGTGGCTCGTGCACTACCGGATGTGCGTGATGGTTTCAAACCAGTTCATCGCCGTATCCTTTATGGTATGCAGGGACTTGGTAATACCAGTGACAAACCTTTCAAGAAATGTGCCCGTGTAGTTGGTGAAGTTCTTGGTAAGTATCACCCACATGGAGATGGATCTGTATACGGAGCACTTGTGCGTATGGGACAGGACTGGAACATGCGTTATAAGCTAGTTGACGGACAGGGAAACTTTGGTTCTGTAGATGGTGACTCTCCTGCTGCCATGCGTTATACAGAGTGTCGCCTTAGTAAGATGGGTGAGCGTGTGATGGATGACTTGGAAAAGGAAACCGTAGACATGACCAACAACTTTGACGATACACTTTTAGAGCCTTCTGTTATGCCGACAAAGATTCCTAACTTGTTGGTAAATGGTGGTAATGGTATAGCCGTGGGTATGGCTACAAATATGCCTACTCATAACCTTTGTGAAGTAATTGACGGTTGTTGCGCATATATTGATAACCCTGATATAGACTTGGACGGATTGATGCAATACATCAAGGCTCCGGATTTCCCTACAGGTGCTTACATTTATGGAATTCAGGGCGTGCGTCAGGCTTATGAGACTGGTCGTGGTCGTATCATCATGCGTTCAAAGGCTGAAATAGAGAGTGGTGAGAGCCATGACAAGATTGTTGTTACTGAAATTCCTTATGGCGTAAACAAGCAGATGCTTATCGAGTATATTGCAGACTTGGTAAAGGAAGGTAAAATTGATGGTATCAGCAACGCTAATGATGAGTCTGGTCGTCAGGGTATGCGTATCGTAATTGATGTAAAGAAAGATGCGAATGCCAACGTAATCCTGAATAAACTTTTCAAGATGACTGCATTGCAGAGTTCATTCTCTGTAAACTGTATCGCTCTTGTTAAGGGACGTCCACGTTTGCTTAGTTTGCGCGAATGCGTGAAGTATTTTGTAGAGCATCGTCACGACGTAACTATACGCAGAACAAAGTATGATTTGAGAAAGGCTCAGGAACGTGCCCACATCCTTGAAGGACTTATCATTGCATGCGATAATATTGATGAAGTTGTTCATCTTATCCGTGCAAGCAAGACTCCTGCTGAGGCTCAGAAGAACTTGGAACAGCGTTTCAACCTTGATGAATTGCAGAGTAAGGCTATCGTGGATATGCGATTAAGTCAGCTCACAGGTCTTCGTATGGATCAGTTACATGCTGAATATGAAGAACTAGAGCGTCAGATTGCTTATTATCAGCAGATTCTTGACGATCCAGAACTTTGCAAGAAGGTTATGAAAGATGAGCTTAACGAGGTTAAGGATAAGTATGGCGATGAGCGCCGTACTGAAATTAAATATTCTAGCGAGGAATTCAATCCAGAGGACTTCTATCCAAATGATCCTGTTGTTATTACTGTCAGCCACATGGGTTACATTAAGCGTACACCGCTTAGTGAGTTCCGTGAGCAGGCACGTGGTGGAGTAGGTTCTAAGGGTGCACGTCATCGTGATCAGGACTTCACAGAATTTATCTATCCTGCTACAATGCACCAGACAATGTTGTTCTTCACTAAGAAGGGACGTTGCTATTGGTTGAAGTGCTATGAAATTCCTGAGGGCGACCGCAATAGTAAGGGACGCGCAATACAGAATATGCTTAATATTGAAAGCGACGATGCATTGAACGCTATACTCCGCCTTAGTGGTCTTAACGATGAAGAGTTCAATAATAGTCACTACGTTATCTTCGCAACTAAGAACGGTACTGTTAAGAAGACAAGTCTTGAGGCTTATAGCCGCCCACGTGCAAATGGTGTCATTGCCATAAATATCGCAGAGGGTGACGAGGTTGTAGACGTACGCCTTACTAACGGTAATAACGAGTTGATTATCGCAAACCGTAACGGTCGTGCCGTTCGCTTCAACGAGAATGCAATACGTACAATGGGACGTACCGCTACAGGTGTAAGAGGTATGCGACTTGACGCAGAGAACGATGATGTTATAGGTATGATAACCGTAAACGACGCTGAAAATGAAACTGTCATGGTAGTAAGTGAACAGGGCTATGGTAAGCGCAGTTTTGTTGAAGACTATCGTATCACGAATCGTGGTGGTAAGGGTGTTAAGACAATGTCTATAACCGATAAGACAGGTCGCTTGGTAAGCATAAAGAATGTTACCGACGATAATGATCTTATGATTATCAACAAGAGCGGAATCGTTATTCGTTTAGCAGTTGCAGATGTCCGAATTATGGGACGTGCTACTCAGGGCGTTCGCCTTATCAATCTAGCAAAGAAAAATGATGTGATTGCTAGCGTATGCAAGGTGATGAGTTCTGAATTGGAAGTCACTATTGAGGAAGAAAGCCGTGCTCAATGGGCAAACAAAACTGAAGAGATAAAGAAGGATACTCAGTCTGAATCTTCTGATGAAGATGAAGTTGAAGAGCAGGCTCCTTTGGTAGACTTCGACGACGAAGAAACTCAAGAATAA
- a CDS encoding KpsF/GutQ family sugar-phosphate isomerase, with protein sequence MNDIHIEERLKHVCDWGIQALSDEAQAITDLIPQIDDNFTKAVDMMYKCNGKIIVTGVGKSGNVGAKIAATLASTGTPAFFISPLDVYHGDLGVMTSSDVVLALSNSGQTDELLRFIPMVLHMNIPIISMTCNPNSLLAKYSNAHIQVKVDKEACPLNLAPTSSTTAALAMGDALAIALMQVRDFKPQDFAQFHPGGELGKRLLTTASDVMRVDDLPVIPQDMHLGEAIIRVSKGQLGLGVSVEDDNKVIGLITDGDIRRAMEKWQAKFFDHTVSDIMTRTPKLVLPTTKISEVQRIMHQHKIHTVLVVDEDEHLLGVVDHYACMI encoded by the coding sequence ATGAACGACATACATATTGAAGAAAGACTGAAACATGTTTGTGATTGGGGCATTCAGGCACTGAGTGATGAGGCACAGGCTATCACAGACTTGATACCGCAGATAGACGACAACTTCACGAAGGCTGTTGACATGATGTATAAGTGCAACGGAAAGATTATCGTTACCGGAGTAGGAAAAAGTGGAAACGTAGGCGCAAAAATTGCTGCCACATTGGCTTCTACAGGTACACCAGCTTTCTTCATCAGCCCTTTGGATGTGTATCATGGTGATTTAGGGGTGATGACTTCCAGTGATGTTGTATTGGCACTAAGTAATTCTGGACAGACTGACGAATTGCTTCGTTTCATCCCAATGGTACTACACATGAATATTCCGATTATATCTATGACATGTAATCCAAATTCACTGTTGGCAAAATACAGCAACGCACATATACAGGTTAAGGTGGATAAAGAAGCATGCCCACTGAATCTAGCTCCTACAAGCAGTACTACTGCGGCACTAGCAATGGGTGACGCGCTAGCAATCGCTCTTATGCAGGTAAGAGATTTCAAACCACAGGATTTCGCACAGTTCCACCCTGGAGGAGAACTTGGAAAACGTCTTCTTACAACAGCATCAGATGTAATGCGTGTAGACGACCTCCCTGTAATACCTCAGGACATGCACCTTGGAGAAGCTATCATCAGAGTAAGCAAAGGACAGCTTGGACTTGGAGTTTCAGTGGAAGACGACAATAAGGTGATCGGACTGATTACTGACGGAGACATTCGCCGAGCTATGGAAAAATGGCAAGCTAAATTCTTCGACCATACAGTGAGCGACATTATGACACGCACACCAAAACTGGTATTACCGACAACAAAGATTAGTGAGGTTCAGCGAATTATGCACCAACACAAAATACATACAGTACTAGTTGTTGATGAAGACGAGCATCTGCTTGGCGTAGTCGATCATTATGCTTGTATGATTTAA
- the kdsA gene encoding 3-deoxy-8-phosphooctulonate synthase, which yields MQPIFIAGPCVIESSELLDKVARELVRINKKLGVEIIFKSSFDKANRTSINSFRGPGLERGLQMLADIKEKYGLRILTDIHESYQAEAVGKVCDVIQIPAFLCRQTDLLVAAAKTGKIVNIKKAQFLSGADMKYPVEKALESGAKEVWLTERGNSFGYNNLVVDFRNIPDMKEITPNVIMDCTHSVQRPGAGNGSTGGDRRFVPSMALAAKAFGATGYFLEVHPNPDKGLSDGPNMLELDKLEGLIEKLL from the coding sequence ATGCAACCAATATTTATTGCAGGTCCCTGCGTTATAGAGTCATCGGAACTGCTTGACAAAGTAGCTCGCGAACTGGTAAGAATAAACAAGAAACTAGGTGTCGAAATTATATTCAAGTCTTCTTTCGACAAGGCTAACCGCACATCAATCAATTCATTCCGTGGTCCTGGACTGGAACGCGGACTGCAAATGCTTGCTGACATAAAAGAGAAATACGGACTGAGAATACTCACAGACATTCATGAAAGCTATCAGGCTGAAGCTGTCGGAAAGGTATGCGACGTGATACAGATTCCAGCATTTCTGTGCCGACAGACAGACTTACTTGTTGCTGCTGCTAAAACAGGAAAGATTGTGAATATTAAGAAAGCACAATTTCTAAGCGGTGCAGACATGAAATATCCTGTAGAGAAAGCTTTGGAAAGCGGTGCAAAAGAAGTATGGCTCACAGAAAGAGGCAACAGTTTTGGTTACAACAATCTTGTAGTTGACTTCCGCAATATTCCTGACATGAAGGAAATCACTCCAAACGTAATCATGGACTGCACACACAGCGTGCAACGTCCAGGAGCAGGAAACGGTTCCACAGGTGGTGATCGTCGTTTCGTTCCATCTATGGCATTAGCAGCAAAAGCATTCGGAGCTACTGGATATTTTCTTGAAGTTCATCCAAACCCAGACAAGGGACTTAGTGATGGACCAAATATGCTTGAACTTGACAAATTAGAAGGACTTATCGAAAAACTATTGTAA
- a CDS encoding tetratricopeptide repeat protein — MRKLMIAALMLLGTSAAFAGDSEPLKAILKAKTYADAETLLKTNLNQLVNDAEKAKAYNKLVDLAMEKVTKEQATITSNQMAKQFGQGKEVAYDTTGYNNALFDAINSAIACNEFDQKPNDSGKIKPKFESSNATRLYGLRANLINAGQAAGQKNDQATALKYFGMYVESAVNPLFRSIDHTKMPDQYLGEVARVAGVYAFQNKQMDLANKYVDVAMQDTAVYKDALNLKMYLMQQGLKSKADSLQYVETLKGLNAKDSKNDQIFATLVNMYGSLKMTAEQDKLIADKIAADPENSIAWALKGQNFMNTNKPEQAVECFKKAIIKDDKNVVVLTYLGFCLNAQAGSINGNKAEQQKLYKESQDYLEKARSLDPNREKANWSYPLYSVYYSLYGAADSRTKEMESLNK; from the coding sequence ATGAGAAAGTTAATGATCGCAGCTTTGATGCTACTAGGTACATCTGCTGCTTTTGCCGGCGACAGCGAACCTTTAAAGGCGATACTTAAGGCAAAGACTTATGCTGATGCAGAAACACTGCTGAAGACTAACTTAAACCAGTTGGTTAATGACGCAGAAAAGGCTAAGGCTTACAATAAACTTGTTGATTTGGCAATGGAAAAAGTCACCAAGGAGCAAGCTACAATTACTTCTAACCAGATGGCAAAACAGTTTGGTCAGGGTAAGGAAGTTGCTTATGATACAACAGGCTACAATAATGCACTTTTTGATGCAATCAACAGTGCTATAGCTTGTAATGAGTTTGACCAGAAGCCAAACGATAGTGGTAAAATCAAACCTAAGTTTGAGTCTTCTAACGCTACTCGCCTATATGGTTTGCGTGCTAATCTTATCAATGCCGGACAGGCTGCAGGTCAGAAGAATGATCAGGCTACTGCATTGAAATACTTTGGTATGTATGTAGAGAGTGCTGTTAATCCTTTGTTTAGAAGCATTGACCATACAAAGATGCCTGATCAGTATCTAGGTGAGGTTGCTCGTGTAGCTGGTGTTTATGCTTTCCAGAACAAGCAGATGGACTTGGCAAACAAGTATGTTGATGTAGCTATGCAGGACACTGCCGTTTACAAGGATGCACTTAATTTGAAGATGTATCTTATGCAGCAGGGTTTGAAGTCAAAGGCTGATTCTCTTCAGTATGTTGAGACACTGAAAGGTCTTAATGCTAAGGACTCAAAGAATGACCAGATTTTTGCAACACTTGTAAACATGTATGGTAGTCTTAAGATGACAGCTGAGCAGGATAAGCTTATTGCTGACAAAATAGCTGCTGATCCTGAGAATTCTATCGCATGGGCTTTGAAGGGACAGAACTTCATGAACACAAACAAGCCAGAACAGGCTGTAGAGTGCTTCAAGAAAGCTATTATAAAGGATGACAAGAATGTTGTTGTTCTTACATATCTTGGTTTCTGTCTTAATGCACAGGCTGGTTCTATCAACGGTAACAAGGCTGAACAGCAGAAACTTTACAAAGAGAGCCAGGACTACTTGGAGAAAGCACGCAGCTTGGATCCAAACCGTGAGAAGGCTAACTGGAGTTACCCCCTTTACTCTGTTTACTACAGCCTTTATGGCGCAGCAGACAGTCGTACAAAGGAAATGGAATCTTTGAACAAGTAA
- a CDS encoding mechanosensitive ion channel family protein — protein sequence MNKRVLLIILLIATILSPARAVLKEQNLDNTLSILRSELTNYRTELERQSGFMKEQQTQVVDKLFGIMSKSSQNSLMLYSQRPEYVFDLAYACHEATEQYHDYKKNVLPFRNFITKTNSEIARYDSLINTLSSVHVASLSKKALIDKNVCLTLAINIRHTLNDNSNQFKDYIGYYQMTESQLKHLNDYANKRYSEIQNNIFSNAGDNYFKTISKLGINVRETRESIETKYFIKTKVPSQWDSRLIFGLFAIICFYGFIASLINILAIRFLMPKRFRTKWFMSKRTSIIMASSVVSLAVILGLTSLIFSEQNFIIMASGLFVEYTWLLGVILISLLLRLDGKQIASGFRIYSPLIFIGFVVIAFRIILIPNDLVNIIFSPILLVCTIWQFWVIRRHNNNIPKSDVAYTYASLVVFVVSLLSAWNGYTLLSVQLLIWWVMQLTCILTITCLRGWLKGIAIRKGYENMDIKKTWMFNLIYQVILPMLSVYSFIIAIYWAADVFNLSDTTWMIFTKNYIETKWFSASIFSIAQVIVLFYLFSYGNRCFKAFLKLHFEKADYSTAASRNVMAKNLVQVIVWGIWLIIALAIFHIDNTWLVVVSGGLSTGIGFAMKDILENIYYGISLMAGRVKIGDYIICDGTRGKVSSISYTSTIVEANDGSVIAFQNSQLFTKNYKNMTKNHGYELDNLEVGVAYGTDIHKVKKLLHDEISKLDCINKERDVNITLKDFGDSAINLKILVWVPVLSQSNADGCILECIYDTLNKYNIEIPYPQREISIKHSEMQTKS from the coding sequence ATGAACAAGAGAGTCTTACTAATAATTCTACTCATTGCCACGATACTGTCTCCGGCAAGAGCTGTTCTCAAAGAACAAAATCTTGACAACACACTGTCTATTCTACGTTCCGAACTCACAAACTATCGTACAGAACTTGAACGTCAGTCAGGATTTATGAAAGAGCAGCAGACGCAAGTCGTTGACAAACTGTTTGGAATCATGAGCAAGAGCAGTCAAAACTCTCTGATGCTATATTCTCAGCGTCCAGAATATGTGTTTGATTTAGCTTATGCATGCCATGAAGCAACTGAGCAATATCACGATTACAAGAAAAACGTGTTGCCTTTTAGAAACTTCATCACAAAAACAAACTCTGAGATTGCCCGCTATGACAGTCTTATCAACACGTTGAGCAGTGTACATGTAGCATCGCTTAGCAAAAAAGCTTTGATTGACAAGAATGTATGCCTCACGTTGGCTATCAATATCCGTCATACACTAAACGACAACAGCAATCAATTCAAGGACTATATTGGTTATTACCAGATGACAGAAAGCCAACTGAAACATCTTAACGACTATGCAAACAAGCGTTATTCCGAAATACAAAACAACATCTTCAGCAATGCCGGTGATAATTATTTCAAGACTATATCAAAGTTGGGGATAAATGTGAGAGAAACTAGAGAATCTATTGAAACAAAATATTTCATTAAGACTAAAGTGCCATCACAATGGGACTCACGACTGATTTTCGGACTGTTTGCTATAATCTGTTTCTACGGTTTTATAGCCAGCTTAATCAATATTCTGGCTATAAGGTTTCTTATGCCTAAGAGATTCCGCACCAAATGGTTTATGTCTAAACGCACATCCATTATCATGGCTTCTTCTGTGGTGTCACTAGCGGTGATACTAGGACTAACAAGTCTTATCTTCTCCGAGCAAAACTTCATAATCATGGCTAGCGGACTGTTTGTGGAATATACATGGCTGTTAGGTGTGATTCTGATTTCACTACTTCTACGACTTGACGGCAAACAGATTGCAAGCGGATTCAGAATATACTCGCCGTTGATATTTATAGGGTTTGTCGTGATCGCATTCCGTATCATATTGATTCCAAACGATTTAGTAAACATCATCTTCTCGCCTATCCTACTGGTATGCACTATATGGCAATTCTGGGTAATAAGACGACACAACAATAACATTCCAAAGAGTGATGTAGCCTACACATACGCTTCTCTGGTTGTGTTCGTCGTTTCTTTGCTATCTGCATGGAACGGCTATACTCTACTAAGCGTACAACTGCTGATCTGGTGGGTAATGCAGCTCACTTGTATCCTCACAATTACATGTTTACGTGGATGGCTAAAAGGCATCGCCATCAGAAAAGGCTACGAAAACATGGATATCAAGAAGACATGGATGTTCAACTTGATTTATCAGGTTATTCTGCCCATGCTTAGCGTCTATTCGTTTATCATCGCTATATACTGGGCTGCCGATGTGTTCAACCTCAGCGATACCACATGGATGATATTCACGAAAAACTACATCGAAACTAAATGGTTCTCGGCTAGCATATTCTCTATTGCTCAGGTAATCGTCCTGTTCTATCTGTTCTCTTACGGCAACAGATGTTTTAAGGCTTTTCTGAAACTACATTTCGAGAAAGCCGACTACAGTACCGCTGCCAGCAGAAACGTGATGGCAAAGAATCTTGTTCAAGTTATTGTGTGGGGTATATGGTTGATAATCGCACTCGCCATTTTCCATATTGACAACACATGGCTTGTTGTTGTTTCAGGCGGTCTGTCTACCGGTATCGGTTTCGCTATGAAGGATATACTGGAAAACATCTACTACGGTATTTCGTTGATGGCTGGCCGTGTAAAGATTGGCGACTATATCATCTGTGACGGAACTCGTGGCAAAGTTAGTTCAATAAGTTATACTTCAACCATTGTCGAAGCAAATGACGGTTCGGTGATTGCGTTCCAAAACAGTCAGCTCTTTACGAAGAACTACAAGAACATGACAAAGAATCATGGTTACGAGCTTGATAATCTAGAAGTGGGAGTGGCTTATGGAACAGATATACACAAAGTGAAGAAGTTGCTACATGACGAGATTTCAAAACTAGACTGCATCAACAAAGAACGTGACGTGAATATCACCCTAAAGGATTTCGGCGATAGCGCAATCAATCTAAAGATTCTAGTATGGGTTCCTGTGCTATCACAGAGCAATGCCGACGGATGTATTCTTGAATGTATTTATGACACGCTAAACAAATACAATATTGAGATTCCATACCCACAACGTGAAATATCAATTAAGCATTCAGAAATGCAAACAAAATCTTGA